One stretch of Clavibacter michiganensis DNA includes these proteins:
- a CDS encoding S1C family serine protease, which translates to MTDRSHGDDEHEGGREVDGRAEGSSTGATSSDAPQPRDEGSAWPAPAGPAAASHPAPTGQDQRDTLAYGTASPTDHAATAPLAGAAAAGPEPVGSIATAAPKKKPNKALPLVAMLAVGALIGGAAGGLTTWAIAHDDASTEAVSQSPANITVNDPDNATPITAVAAKVSGSVVTIDVAGAQAGGTGSGVVLSSDGYVLTNTHVVTLDGQTGDATIQVKTADGALYSAKLIGTDPVVDLAVIKLDDASGLTPIDFADSSKLNVGDTAIAIGAPLGLSGTVTDGIVSALDRSIQVASSAAPTTPGDGSQSDETPFNFWPFGNEGQGGSGGQGGGQGGSGAQGQAAATINLAVIQTDAAINPGNSGGALLDGDGKLIGVNVAIANAGGTSSTAGSIGVGFAIPSNLAKRVGQEIIQNGKASHGLLGASVRDVASGDSSTPVGGAFIAEVQSGGAAAAAGLKQGDIVTAFGSIPISKASDLTAQVRALAGGSDVELTVIRGGQKQQVDVKLGTLQQ; encoded by the coding sequence ATGACCGACAGAAGCCACGGCGACGACGAGCACGAGGGCGGCCGCGAGGTCGACGGCCGAGCCGAGGGCTCCTCGACGGGTGCGACGTCGTCCGATGCCCCTCAGCCTCGCGACGAAGGATCCGCCTGGCCAGCGCCAGCAGGTCCCGCGGCTGCGTCCCACCCGGCGCCGACAGGCCAGGATCAGCGTGACACCCTCGCCTACGGGACGGCATCGCCGACGGACCACGCGGCGACCGCTCCCCTCGCTGGCGCTGCCGCCGCGGGACCCGAGCCGGTCGGCAGCATCGCGACCGCCGCTCCCAAGAAGAAGCCGAACAAGGCCCTGCCCCTCGTCGCCATGCTGGCCGTCGGGGCCCTCATCGGCGGTGCAGCCGGTGGGCTCACCACCTGGGCGATCGCGCACGACGATGCCTCCACCGAAGCGGTCAGCCAGTCACCCGCGAACATCACCGTCAACGACCCGGACAACGCGACGCCCATCACGGCCGTCGCCGCGAAGGTGTCCGGCTCGGTCGTCACCATCGACGTGGCGGGAGCGCAGGCCGGCGGCACGGGCTCCGGGGTCGTGCTCTCCAGTGACGGCTACGTCCTGACCAACACGCACGTCGTGACGCTCGACGGCCAGACGGGAGACGCCACCATCCAGGTCAAGACGGCGGACGGCGCCCTGTACTCGGCGAAGCTCATCGGCACGGATCCGGTGGTCGACCTCGCCGTCATCAAGCTCGACGACGCGAGCGGCCTCACGCCCATCGACTTCGCCGACTCATCCAAGCTCAACGTCGGAGACACGGCCATCGCCATCGGCGCTCCACTCGGTCTCTCCGGCACCGTCACGGATGGCATCGTCAGCGCGCTCGACCGGAGCATCCAGGTCGCGTCCTCGGCAGCCCCGACGACCCCGGGCGACGGCAGCCAGAGCGACGAGACGCCGTTCAACTTCTGGCCGTTCGGCAACGAGGGCCAGGGCGGATCCGGCGGGCAGGGCGGAGGCCAGGGCGGATCCGGTGCCCAGGGCCAGGCGGCAGCGACGATCAACCTCGCGGTCATCCAGACCGACGCGGCCATCAACCCCGGCAACTCGGGCGGCGCGCTCCTCGACGGCGACGGCAAGCTCATCGGCGTCAACGTCGCCATCGCGAACGCGGGCGGCACCAGCTCCACGGCGGGCAGCATCGGCGTCGGCTTCGCCATCCCGTCGAACCTGGCGAAGCGCGTGGGCCAGGAGATCATCCAGAACGGCAAGGCCTCGCACGGACTCCTCGGCGCGAGCGTCCGCGACGTCGCTAGCGGCGACTCCTCGACCCCGGTCGGCGGCGCGTTCATCGCGGAGGTCCAGAGCGGCGGCGCCGCGGCCGCGGCGGGCCTGAAGCAGGGCGACATCGTCACCGCGTTCGGCAGCATCCCGATCAGCAAGGCGAGCGACCTCACGGCGCAGGTGCGGGCCCTCGCGGGCGGCAGCGACGTCGAGCTCACCGTCATCCGCGGCGGGCAGAAGCAGCAGGTCGACGTCAAGCTCGGCACCCTGCAGCAGTAG